A genome region from Frankineae bacterium MT45 includes the following:
- a CDS encoding transcriptional regulator, TetR family produces MLAIMERTTLSRKSFYVYFRDRSEVITALVRPLRIDADAAILEWSRSTDPRAAGRAALASAARTYREHNAVLRAVFWAGNDDPDLVAVRSQLTQPVIDAGARAIELLGPKQLKARATELAQVLVTMNVHTLLGISATATDAELDRVVDTLSTAWERVIGLD; encoded by the coding sequence GTGCTGGCGATCATGGAGCGCACGACCCTCTCCCGGAAGTCGTTCTACGTCTACTTCCGCGATCGCAGCGAGGTGATCACGGCCCTGGTTCGACCACTGCGAATCGATGCCGATGCGGCCATCCTGGAGTGGAGTCGCTCCACCGACCCGCGCGCTGCAGGACGGGCCGCTCTGGCGAGCGCGGCCCGCACCTATCGGGAACACAACGCTGTGCTGCGCGCAGTCTTCTGGGCGGGCAATGACGACCCGGATCTGGTTGCGGTACGCAGTCAACTGACCCAGCCGGTGATTGACGCCGGCGCCCGAGCCATCGAGCTCCTTGGACCGAAGCAGCTCAAAGCGAGGGCGACGGAGCTCGCCCAGGTTCTGGTGACGATGAACGTCCACACTTTGTTGGGTATCTCCGCAACCGCGACGGACGCCGAGCTGGACCGCGTCGTCGACACGCTGAGCACCGCCTGGGAGCGTGTGATCGGCCTCGACTGA